From one Candidatus Methanoplasma termitum genomic stretch:
- a CDS encoding IS110 family transposase has translation MPGDLNVGLLMSITGIGRWTAVQITSTIIDVGRFKDAEKMCAYFGMVPKVGDSGRKVHYERMIKTGDKIMRPIMGMVTLSHIQHCDSSVTAYYRRKEKEMGKKKVLITASRKMLAVIFAVLRDQSVQGMSLLS, from the coding sequence ATGCCGGGTGACTTGAATGTGGGTCTTCTGATGAGCATAACGGGGATTGGGAGATGGACAGCCGTTCAGATAACGTCCACGATTATCGATGTCGGTAGATTCAAGGATGCTGAAAAGATGTGTGCATACTTCGGGATGGTCCCAAAAGTCGGGGACTCTGGCAGGAAAGTACATTATGAGAGGATGATCAAGACCGGCGACAAGATAATGAGACCGATAATGGGAATGGTGACCCTCTCTCACATCCAGCACTGCGACTCATCGGTCACGGCATACTACCGCCGAAAAGAGAAGGAGATGGGAAAGAAGAAAGTGCTCATAACAGCGTCCAGGAAGATGCTGGCAGTGATATTCGCCGTACTCAGGGACCAATCAGTTCAAGGCATGAGCCTCCTCTCGTGA
- a CDS encoding beta strand repeat-containing protein — protein MKGLNKLLPILAISIMLLASVPVALFAGNSNAAAGGGEEEHWGLPSTNYLGSQAQTYSDQSEFSELYKKNFGGAGTDAYYSVAGTPDGIVAVGYSAAFGSGDWSGTAGKGGVDAIIVKHDNFGNVIWKKNFGGAGGDYFQSVAVVQDGFVAVGYSDETSFGNGDWMGVGGKGGADAIIVKFDNNGNVIWKKNFGGNSTDQYLSVAAVSGGIIAAGYSSIFGSGDWTGVASKGSNDAIAVKYDDIGNVVWKKNPGGNGDDRYNSVAATSDGFIAVGYSSAFGNGDWIGMASKGTYDAIIVKCDNLGNIVWKKSFGGTGVDYFYSVAATSDGFVAAGISAAFGNGDWTGCEGKGGYYDAIVVKYDNFGNTVWKNNFGGTGTDYFQAVTAVQDGIIAAGYSNVFGDGDWIGFEGKGGIDATVVKYDNSGIIVWNKNIGGSGTDICYSVAAVSDGVVAAGYSQTFGNGDWTGVEGKGSIDAFLVKYGTAPDVIPVTDIIGAPSAATAEVPLILTGTVIPSNATGQAITWTVKNAGTTGAAVAGNNILLTTGAGTVVVTATVENGLSLGTNFTKDFTIAVTAVAGEGITYDELYKKNFGGSGGDYYQSAAVVTDGVIAVGYSDATSFGNGDWSGTVGKGGVDAIIVKHDNFGNITWKKNFGGSGGDYFNSVAAVSDGFIAVGYSNPESFGNGDWTGVTGNGAAEAIIVKYDNDGNVLWKKNFGGNGTDQYNSVAAVPDGFVAVGHSMGSGNGDWVGMTGKGGDDAIVVKYDNLGNVIWKKNFGGSGTDYFNSVAATSDGFAVAGYSTAFGSGDWVGITGKGSYDAIIVKYDSNGNVLWKNALGGSGADQYNSVAAVPDGFVAVGYSEAATFGSGDWIGVLCKGSTDAVIVEYDSLGNPAWKKNFGGSGVDYFYSVAAVSDGVVAVGFSNVFGDADLTGMTGKGAYDATVVKYDDQGNITWKDSLGGSGLDRYNSVAAVSDGIVAAGYSQTFGNGDWTGVAGKGNIDAILVKYNMIIAETNNVTSIEVTVPARTQYFIGETFDLTGMALTAFYSNGTSADVTDYTTSPENGSIFSTAGTRTVTVTYTENGITQTTSFDVTIVLCGDVNGDGNVDTFDLGILTSFVAGLPGYTVDEKAADVNADGTIDQLDELILTRFIAGWPGYSLPYMLPVTFSITSVSDAGSTISPSGRTEVVYGANRTFTFSANEGYRVFSITVDDVPLSQAMIDLGTYTFANVVGDHTISVVTTAYYTHTLTFNANGGDGVPAMMMLTDTSTASNMTIPSTVPTRADHIFLGWTTAFNGTGTVYQPGETVSVGAAEIILYAKWAIITYSHTINFNANGGNGAPASMILTDASAVSNLTIPLTVPARSGYAFSGWATASNGTGTIYQPDDRISVGTAAITLYAKWTIITYTHTLNFNANGGNGAPASIVSTDTSAVSNLTIPLTMPIRTDYAFLGWTVTADGTGTIYQPGSVIAVGSDGVTLYAFWAATPPYVNNTYNGPTLTGSKIFPNPDRMNVWGEYIQQDTWVLTTGQKLDGYMSYYNVASHTAYGTLPPGVRDDQGLPGYQGVLNFTGIPTAPGTYFREYDILFTDAAKTPGCYNVQITFIVLDGSITHPLYFNANGGEGVPPTQIIKDLTKTTAMIIPDIIPTRTGYGFAGWTTIAAGTGTIYQPGTSINVGTAPITLYAKWMTYTHTLNYNANGGTGAPASQIITDTTATTSLTVPLTIPSRTSYMFLGWATTAAGTGTVYQPGDAIPIGTVAVTLYAKWSAAYTHTLIYDDNGGTGAPASQIVTDITSTSSVAISGTVPARTGYVFSGWATTAAGSGTKYIPGDMISVGTTAVTLYAYWSAAATSYTHTLSFNAMGGTGAPSAQTVTDTYQTSNVMIPSAVPTRSGYALSGWNTNSAGTGTNYLPGASVKVGTSAVILYAVWGTAYTHTLNFNANGGTGAPASQIITDANVTLPITIPSSLPARAGYIFAGWNTNSAGTGTNYLPGDSVSVVNVAVTLYAKWTWIYTHTLSFNANGGTGAPAAQTAQDINATAGIQIPFVAPARAGYIFAGWNTAADGNGATTYQPGTFVSVGAAAVTLYAKWTMPAYTHTINYNINGGTGGPAAQSVTTKNTSEVMIISNIIPVKAGYYFNGWVVSSGMGLTYQPGSSINVGTSPITLNALWEYEHTLSFNANGGTGAPASMTIVNVSSTGTHTIPLTVPSRVGYIFAGWTDNAAGTGTVYLPGASITIGTPGLTLYAKWSTTPTNYTHTLSFNANGGTGVPQTMTITNTSIVTAFTIPSTVPTRDGYKFYCWNSEATGWGTDCQPGGSINVSTAAPVTLYAQWSYIPTVTHTLEFVANGGTGAPTTQTLQDKAASSLMVIPKIIPTKTGYEFFGWTTTPNGSIYYQPGDSILVGTATVTMYAKWNISVLAMDIYGVPDSMIVGTPLILNGTVVPSTATYKTITWSVKSAGTTGVEISGNTLTATGSGKAVVTATIANVQGNIFMKDFTIEAFTPVAGEFDGLIRKNSDASGENNYNSVAAVGDGVIAVGSSSSFGTGIWVGVSGKGGTDATIVKYDKDGNVIWKNNFGGSGDDSFNEVIVMSDGSIIAVGYSNKFDKDLSGITGKGGNDAIVVKFDGNGVWKWTKNFGGTGDDYFDSVTATSDGGLIAVGCSFITKAFMADTNYAIIVKYGYGGNSEWDDKYEGKGGDDKYQSITDVSDGVIVAGYTGAYKQRPGAFTSVYKDALVVKYSYGGGKEWEKTYEGSVGDAEFHSVTAIQGGLGFVAVGYTEISKQIPGNTLKIVRDALLVRYDSSGNINWEKRYGGTAGDTEFHSVVAIPGAGFVVAGHTVSSEQNPVGLLTVCNYALIVRYDDVGYILWEKRLEASGGNRYLSVAEADGNYFAVGYTQGHRLTPPGFTEYYRDAVIVKYGIMGITNITEVPLTAIAGMALTLTGTISPINATNKSITWTVEPIGTTATGATIGGNTLSTTGAGIVKVKATVADGTKKGVNYTQTFTIEVKNIPSDYKIIIHYQTVEDNFKYSDLTDSMVGVLGGSNVGIDLSPAGWFVFGAWVDGKELTKAEIKEGYYLIKNVTKNYNVTITYAPKGGISGKEDLGGTLTNYYFKESDRIGILILTIEMGVPYGSVVGLLFEGINADDAAGVAIDIADKIIDSEKVQDAIKKAGYVIPLIGQIWFVVDTVLTVECLAMAICMFTELNVFLNHDASKGVMLTIDDWVLAFRYYGVQSQ, from the coding sequence ATGAAAGGATTGAACAAGCTGTTGCCAATCTTGGCAATATCGATAATGTTGCTTGCTTCAGTACCGGTCGCACTTTTTGCCGGTAACTCGAACGCAGCAGCGGGGGGGGGGGAAGAGGAACATTGGGGACTGCCGTCAACTAATTATTTAGGCAGCCAGGCCCAAACATACAGTGATCAATCAGAATTTTCCGAACTATACAAAAAGAACTTCGGCGGGGCCGGCACAGATGCATATTATTCGGTCGCCGGCACACCCGACGGCATAGTGGCCGTGGGGTATTCGGCCGCATTCGGAAGCGGTGACTGGAGCGGCACCGCCGGGAAAGGCGGCGTTGACGCAATAATTGTAAAACATGATAACTTCGGGAATGTGATATGGAAGAAGAACTTCGGCGGGGCCGGAGGCGATTATTTCCAATCGGTGGCGGTCGTTCAGGACGGGTTCGTTGCCGTGGGGTATTCGGACGAAACATCCTTCGGTAACGGGGATTGGATGGGGGTAGGGGGAAAAGGCGGTGCCGACGCGATCATCGTAAAATTCGACAACAACGGGAATGTGATATGGAAGAAGAACTTCGGAGGGAACAGCACAGATCAATATCTTTCGGTCGCTGCGGTATCCGGCGGGATAATCGCCGCTGGATACTCGAGCATATTCGGAAGCGGAGATTGGACAGGGGTCGCAAGCAAAGGCAGCAATGACGCGATCGCGGTAAAATATGACGATATCGGGAACGTGGTATGGAAGAAGAACCCCGGCGGGAACGGCGACGATCGATACAACTCCGTCGCAGCAACATCGGACGGGTTCATCGCTGTTGGATACTCATCCGCATTCGGCAACGGGGATTGGATCGGAATGGCAAGCAAAGGCACCTATGATGCGATCATCGTGAAGTGCGACAACCTTGGTAACATAGTTTGGAAGAAGAGTTTCGGAGGGACAGGTGTGGATTATTTCTATTCCGTCGCAGCAACATCAGACGGATTCGTTGCGGCAGGGATCTCCGCCGCCTTCGGGAACGGCGATTGGACAGGCTGTGAAGGAAAAGGCGGTTATTATGATGCTATTGTCGTGAAATATGACAACTTTGGGAATACGGTGTGGAAGAACAACTTCGGGGGGACGGGAACAGATTATTTCCAAGCAGTTACCGCCGTCCAGGACGGGATCATCGCCGCGGGGTATTCGAACGTTTTCGGCGACGGCGATTGGATCGGCTTTGAAGGAAAAGGCGGTATTGATGCAACGGTCGTGAAGTATGACAATTCCGGAATCATAGTATGGAATAAGAACATCGGGGGTTCCGGCACAGACATATGTTATTCGGTCGCCGCGGTGTCGGACGGAGTAGTCGCCGCAGGGTATTCTCAGACATTCGGCAACGGGGATTGGACAGGCGTCGAGGGGAAGGGCAGTATTGATGCGTTCCTTGTGAAGTACGGTACGGCTCCGGACGTCATCCCCGTAACGGACATAATCGGTGCGCCCTCGGCCGCGACCGCAGAGGTGCCGCTAATACTAACGGGAACGGTCATCCCCTCGAACGCTACCGGCCAAGCAATAACATGGACGGTGAAGAACGCAGGGACCACGGGCGCCGCAGTTGCCGGCAATAACATCCTCCTGACCACCGGTGCCGGCACCGTCGTCGTGACGGCGACGGTCGAGAACGGTCTGTCGCTTGGCACGAATTTCACAAAAGATTTCACGATCGCGGTAACGGCGGTGGCCGGAGAAGGCATCACCTATGATGAATTGTACAAAAAGAACTTCGGAGGGTCCGGAGGGGACTATTATCAGTCGGCAGCCGTTGTTACCGACGGGGTCATTGCAGTCGGGTATTCGGATGCGACATCCTTCGGTAACGGGGACTGGAGCGGCACCGTCGGTAAAGGCGGCGTAGATGCGATAATCGTAAAACATGACAACTTTGGGAATATAACATGGAAGAAGAACTTCGGAGGGTCCGGAGGCGACTATTTCAATTCCGTCGCTGCGGTATCCGACGGGTTCATCGCGGTTGGGTATTCTAACCCAGAATCATTCGGCAACGGCGACTGGACCGGTGTCACGGGGAACGGTGCCGCCGAGGCGATCATTGTTAAGTACGATAACGATGGGAACGTATTATGGAAAAAGAACTTCGGCGGGAACGGCACAGATCAGTACAATTCGGTTGCTGCGGTTCCGGATGGGTTTGTCGCAGTTGGGCATTCTATGGGTTCCGGTAACGGGGACTGGGTAGGTATGACGGGGAAAGGAGGCGACGACGCGATAGTCGTGAAGTACGACAACCTTGGGAACGTAATTTGGAAGAAGAACTTCGGAGGGTCGGGCACAGATTATTTTAATTCGGTCGCCGCTACATCTGACGGGTTCGCAGTAGCAGGATACTCGACAGCATTCGGTAGCGGAGATTGGGTCGGCATCACAGGAAAAGGCAGCTACGATGCGATCATAGTGAAGTACGACAGCAACGGGAACGTGCTGTGGAAGAATGCCCTCGGAGGATCCGGCGCAGATCAGTACAATTCGGTCGCCGCTGTACCGGATGGGTTCGTCGCTGTAGGGTATTCGGAAGCGGCGACCTTCGGCAGCGGAGACTGGATCGGCGTTCTATGTAAGGGAAGCACTGATGCGGTCATAGTGGAGTATGACAGCTTGGGGAACCCGGCATGGAAGAAGAACTTCGGAGGGTCGGGAGTCGATTACTTTTATTCGGTGGCCGCCGTCTCGGACGGGGTCGTCGCCGTTGGGTTCTCGAACGTTTTCGGCGACGCCGATCTGACCGGCATGACGGGCAAAGGTGCCTATGATGCAACGGTCGTTAAGTATGACGACCAGGGGAACATAACATGGAAGGACAGCCTCGGAGGATCCGGCCTGGATCGGTATAATTCTGTCGCTGCAGTGTCGGACGGGATCGTCGCCGCAGGTTATTCTCAAACATTCGGCAACGGGGATTGGACAGGTGTCGCAGGTAAAGGCAACATCGACGCGATCCTTGTGAAATACAACATGATCATCGCCGAAACCAATAATGTCACCTCCATCGAGGTCACAGTTCCGGCAAGGACACAATACTTCATCGGAGAAACATTCGACCTCACAGGAATGGCCTTAACAGCGTTTTACAGCAATGGAACGAGTGCCGATGTGACCGACTATACAACATCCCCAGAGAACGGATCGATATTCAGCACCGCCGGTACACGGACCGTTACCGTCACTTACACCGAGAACGGAATAACACAGACAACATCCTTTGATGTTACCATAGTACTTTGCGGAGATGTCAACGGGGACGGGAATGTCGACACATTCGATCTGGGGATTTTGACAAGCTTTGTCGCAGGATTGCCAGGTTACACAGTAGATGAAAAAGCGGCAGACGTCAACGCAGACGGAACGATCGACCAATTAGATGAATTGATATTGACACGTTTTATCGCAGGATGGCCGGGCTATTCGCTCCCTTACATGCTGCCTGTGACCTTCAGCATAACATCGGTCTCCGACGCAGGTTCGACGATATCTCCGTCGGGAAGGACGGAGGTCGTTTACGGTGCAAACCGGACCTTTACATTCTCGGCAAACGAAGGATATCGGGTGTTTTCAATTACTGTGGATGATGTGCCGTTATCTCAGGCGATGATCGACCTCGGGACATACACCTTCGCCAATGTGGTGGGGGATCACACGATATCGGTTGTTACAACTGCGTATTACACTCACACTCTCACCTTCAATGCCAACGGCGGAGACGGGGTTCCGGCAATGATGATGCTGACGGACACCTCGACCGCATCTAACATGACGATACCTTCGACAGTGCCGACAAGAGCAGATCATATATTCTTGGGATGGACCACCGCTTTCAACGGGACCGGTACCGTCTATCAGCCCGGAGAAACCGTCTCGGTCGGCGCCGCGGAGATCATTCTGTATGCAAAGTGGGCTATAATCACATACAGCCATACCATTAACTTCAACGCAAACGGCGGTAACGGGGCTCCGGCATCTATGATATTGACGGACGCCTCGGCCGTTTCGAATTTGACGATACCTTTGACCGTGCCGGCAAGATCAGGTTATGCATTCTCCGGCTGGGCAACCGCTTCCAACGGAACAGGCACGATCTATCAGCCGGATGACAGGATATCGGTCGGCACCGCGGCGATCACTTTGTACGCAAAGTGGACCATTATTACTTATACCCACACACTTAACTTCAACGCAAACGGCGGTAACGGGGCTCCGGCCTCTATTGTATCGACGGACACCTCGGCCGTTTCGAATTTGACGATACCTTTGACAATGCCGATACGGACCGATTATGCGTTCTTAGGCTGGACAGTTACCGCAGACGGGACCGGCACGATATATCAGCCGGGCAGCGTGATAGCTGTGGGATCCGATGGTGTGACGCTGTACGCTTTCTGGGCGGCAACACCCCCCTATGTAAATAACACCTACAATGGGCCGACATTAACGGGATCGAAGATATTCCCCAATCCGGACCGTATGAATGTATGGGGGGAATACATACAACAGGACACGTGGGTACTCACAACGGGACAGAAGCTCGACGGCTACATGAGTTACTATAATGTGGCCTCACACACCGCATACGGTACCCTTCCGCCGGGAGTGCGTGATGACCAGGGCCTCCCGGGTTATCAGGGGGTTCTGAACTTCACAGGTATACCCACGGCACCCGGGACGTATTTCCGTGAGTACGACATTCTGTTCACTGATGCAGCCAAAACGCCAGGATGTTACAATGTGCAGATCACTTTCATTGTGCTGGACGGCAGTATAACGCATCCCCTGTACTTCAACGCCAACGGAGGAGAGGGGGTGCCGCCGACACAGATAATCAAAGATCTGACGAAAACAACTGCGATGATCATACCTGATATTATACCGACCAGGACAGGCTACGGTTTCGCGGGGTGGACGACGATCGCGGCCGGGACGGGCACGATCTATCAACCGGGCACCAGCATTAATGTCGGGACCGCACCTATCACACTGTACGCAAAATGGATGACATACACCCACACCCTAAACTACAACGCCAACGGCGGAACGGGAGCGCCTGCTTCACAGATCATAACGGATACAACGGCGACAACATCACTGACCGTGCCGCTGACGATACCGTCAAGGACTAGTTATATGTTCCTCGGATGGGCAACGACCGCCGCGGGCACGGGCACGGTCTATCAGCCCGGTGACGCAATACCCATCGGGACCGTGGCCGTCACGCTCTATGCAAAATGGTCGGCGGCTTATACCCATACGCTCATCTACGACGACAACGGCGGAACGGGAGCGCCTGCTTCACAGATCGTAACAGATATAACATCAACGTCATCGGTCGCAATATCCGGCACAGTGCCGGCAAGGACCGGTTATGTATTCTCCGGATGGGCCACGACCGCCGCGGGATCGGGCACGAAATATATACCCGGAGATATGATATCCGTGGGAACGACAGCGGTCACTTTGTACGCATATTGGTCGGCTGCCGCGACCAGTTACACCCACACCCTCAGCTTCAACGCCATGGGTGGTACGGGAGCGCCTTCAGCGCAGACGGTAACGGACACCTATCAAACATCCAATGTCATGATACCGTCGGCCGTGCCGACAAGATCGGGTTACGCACTCTCCGGCTGGAACACGAATTCCGCCGGAACAGGAACGAATTACCTTCCCGGTGCCTCGGTCAAGGTGGGGACATCTGCGGTCATACTATATGCCGTATGGGGAACGGCATACACCCACACGCTTAACTTCAACGCCAACGGAGGAACGGGAGCGCCCGCTTCACAGATAATAACGGATGCGAACGTGACCTTGCCGATCACCATACCGTCCTCACTGCCCGCAAGAGCCGGTTATATATTCGCCGGCTGGAATACCAACTCCGCCGGAACTGGGACGAATTACCTTCCCGGAGACTCGGTCAGTGTGGTTAACGTTGCGGTAACACTGTACGCAAAGTGGACCTGGATCTATACACACACCCTCAGCTTCAACGCCAACGGAGGAACGGGTGCCCCGGCCGCACAGACGGCGCAGGACATCAACGCAACCGCCGGGATACAGATACCTTTCGTAGCACCCGCAAGGGCAGGTTATATATTCGCCGGCTGGAACACCGCCGCGGACGGGAACGGCGCGACCACCTATCAACCGGGCACCTTCGTATCCGTCGGAGCGGCAGCCGTCACGCTGTACGCTAAGTGGACAATGCCCGCTTATACACATACGATCAATTACAACATCAACGGCGGGACGGGAGGACCCGCGGCGCAATCAGTAACGACAAAGAACACATCTGAGGTTATGATAATATCCAACATAATTCCTGTCAAAGCGGGATATTACTTCAACGGCTGGGTTGTCAGCAGCGGAATGGGCCTGACATACCAACCAGGAAGTTCGATCAACGTGGGGACCTCTCCCATTACATTGAACGCCTTATGGGAATATGAACACACCCTCAGCTTCAATGCCAACGGCGGGACCGGAGCCCCGGCATCGATGACGATAGTGAACGTGAGCTCGACGGGAACGCATACAATACCTCTCACAGTTCCATCAAGAGTGGGTTACATTTTTGCCGGCTGGACCGATAATGCGGCCGGAACAGGTACGGTATATCTTCCGGGAGCATCGATAACCATCGGAACTCCCGGGCTCACGCTGTACGCAAAGTGGTCAACCACTCCTACCAATTACACCCATACGCTCAGCTTCAACGCCAACGGCGGAACCGGTGTCCCACAGACAATGACGATAACGAACACGTCGATAGTGACCGCATTCACAATACCCTCTACCGTTCCTACGAGAGACGGCTACAAATTCTATTGCTGGAACAGCGAGGCAACAGGCTGGGGCACGGACTGCCAGCCCGGCGGCTCGATCAATGTCAGCACCGCTGCGCCGGTCACGCTGTACGCTCAGTGGAGTTATATCCCCACAGTCACCCACACGCTTGAATTCGTCGCCAACGGCGGAACGGGCGCTCCTACGACGCAGACGTTGCAGGATAAAGCGGCATCATCGTTAATGGTGATACCCAAAATAATACCGACAAAAACAGGCTATGAGTTCTTCGGTTGGACCACCACGCCCAACGGTAGTATATACTACCAACCGGGCGACTCGATCTTAGTAGGAACTGCGACGGTCACAATGTACGCAAAATGGAACATAAGCGTCCTAGCAATGGATATTTATGGGGTACCAGACTCAATGATAGTAGGCACACCCTTGATTCTAAACGGAACGGTGGTCCCTTCTACCGCAACGTACAAAACCATAACGTGGTCTGTGAAGAGTGCAGGAACAACTGGAGTCGAGATCAGTGGAAATACTCTCACGGCAACTGGAAGTGGAAAGGCAGTTGTAACAGCAACAATAGCAAACGTTCAAGGTAATATTTTCATGAAAGACTTTACAATAGAGGCATTCACTCCAGTGGCTGGGGAATTTGATGGATTAATCAGAAAGAACTCCGACGCGTCCGGCGAAAATAATTATAATTCGGTTGCAGCAGTAGGTGACGGAGTAATCGCTGTAGGTTCCTCCTCCTCGTTTGGCACCGGCATATGGGTGGGTGTTTCGGGTAAAGGCGGCACTGACGCAACGATAGTGAAGTATGACAAAGATGGCAATGTGATATGGAAGAATAATTTCGGCGGTTCGGGCGACGACAGTTTCAATGAAGTCATCGTAATGTCTGACGGCAGCATCATTGCTGTTGGTTATTCCAACAAATTCGACAAAGACCTGTCCGGCATCACCGGAAAAGGCGGTAATGATGCGATCGTCGTAAAGTTTGATGGGAACGGTGTATGGAAGTGGACGAAGAACTTCGGCGGGACAGGTGACGATTATTTCGATTCGGTAACTGCGACTTCCGACGGAGGCTTAATCGCTGTAGGGTGTTCGTTCATCACGAAAGCCTTTATGGCGGACACCAATTATGCGATCATTGTAAAGTACGGATACGGCGGCAACTCCGAATGGGACGACAAATATGAGGGTAAAGGCGGCGATGATAAGTATCAATCAATCACTGACGTATCCGACGGTGTCATTGTGGCAGGATATACGGGGGCCTACAAACAAAGGCCCGGTGCGTTCACTTCTGTATACAAAGATGCGCTCGTTGTAAAGTACAGCTATGGCGGCGGTAAAGAATGGGAAAAGACATATGAGGGGTCCGTTGGAGATGCCGAATTCCATTCAGTAACGGCAATACAGGGTGGCTTAGGCTTCGTTGCCGTGGGATACACAGAGATTTCTAAACAAATCCCAGGCAATACTCTGAAGATAGTAAGAGATGCGCTCTTGGTCAGATACGATAGCAGCGGCAATATTAATTGGGAAAAGAGATATGGGGGGACTGCCGGCGACACAGAATTCCATTCTGTTGTGGCAATACCTGGTGCAGGCTTCGTTGTCGCAGGGCATACAGTGAGTTCCGAACAAAACCCCGTCGGTCTTCTAACAGTATGCAATTATGCGTTAATCGTCAGATATGATGATGTCGGCTATATCCTATGGGAGAAGAGACTGGAAGCGTCCGGCGGTAATAGGTATCTCTCGGTAGCGGAAGCGGACGGCAACTATTTCGCAGTGGGGTACACACAAGGCCATAGATTAACCCCTCCTGGTTTTACTGAATATTATAGAGATGCTGTGATTGTGAAGTATGGCATAATGGGAATTACAAACATAACCGAGGTTCCTTTAACGGCAATTGCAGGGATGGCGCTTACTTTGACAGGAACAATATCTCCAATTAATGCCACAAATAAGTCGATCACGTGGACGGTTGAGCCAATAGGAACTACTGCTACAGGAGCGACGATAGGCGGCAATACGCTTTCAACAACAGGGGCAGGCATCGTAAAAGTGAAAGCGACAGTAGCGGATGGCACCAAAAAAGGTGTCAATTACACTCAGACATTTACCATTGAAGTAAAAAATATACCTTCTGACTATAAAATTATAATACACTATCAAACGGTGGAGGATAATTTCAAATATAGCGATCTTACAGATTCTATGGTTGGGGTACTCGGTGGAAGTAATGTTGGAATCGACCTATCTCCGGCAGGTTGGTTTGTATTCGGGGCCTGGGTGGACGGAAAGGAACTGACCAAAGCAGAGATAAAAGAAGGATATTATTTGATTAAAAATGTTACAAAGAACTACAACGTGACTATAACCTACGCACCAAAAGGTGGGATAAGCGGTAAAGAGGATCTCGGAGGCACTTTAACAAATTACTATTTCAAAGAATCAGATAGGATTGGGATTTTAATTTTGACAATTGAAATGGGAGTACCATATGGGAGTGTGGTCGGACTTCTCTTTGAAGGGATTAATGCGGATGACGCAGCGGGTGTCGCTATAGATATTGCTGATAAAATAATCGATAGCGAAAAAGTTCAAGATGCTATAAAGAAAGCAGGTTATGTAATACCTCTGATAGGGCAGATATGGTTCGTTGTTGACACGGTATTGACAGTTGAATGCTTGGCTATGGCGATTTGTATGTTTACAGAGTTAAATGTTTTCCTTAATCACGATGCTTCAAAGGGGGTGATGTTGACAATCGATGACTGGGTGTTGGCGTTCAGGTATTACGGTGTACAATCACAATAA
- a CDS encoding IS1634 family transposase translates to MTTKPLLPGTCSIEPNDNKSLPIGTITAVREFLGKLGLDEYFDGIKSGGSPLSPLVSALISYRLTENFSIQGCGRWLSSQEVRKELGIRAEVSGRMLNRAVERVGENMENALVRLRDSLFSLYDLEHTDVNADTTSVALYSKRTDIFEFGYSRDKRPDLRQVNIGVAELRDPINIPFHLTVEKGNTADPVTFLRLVDDIMNELRDGSMFVFDAGGDSKNITDAIAGKGMRYITRKKLDTSDDEWISKFRKENVCYKDDDGAVYSQTRTFESSGRTTYLFFSEKLYKDKMNILDGMAQRCVEDAKDVIKRKKDGTLRISRTVIKRLRNPLISLNVGIQSKPLGSDEDSFHYVREHLSNGREGFFKLECSEKMTSADVLKIYRRRDSV, encoded by the coding sequence ATGACCACAAAACCTCTTCTGCCCGGGACGTGTTCCATAGAGCCGAATGATAATAAATCCCTGCCTATCGGGACGATAACGGCAGTGAGAGAGTTCCTTGGTAAATTGGGATTGGACGAATACTTCGACGGGATCAAGAGCGGAGGATCGCCGTTATCTCCGCTGGTGTCTGCTCTTATCTCTTATCGACTGACAGAGAATTTCTCGATACAGGGTTGCGGAAGATGGCTGTCTTCGCAGGAAGTGAGAAAGGAGCTCGGGATAAGGGCGGAAGTAAGCGGCAGGATGCTCAACCGAGCGGTGGAGAGAGTGGGAGAGAACATGGAGAATGCGCTGGTACGCCTTCGGGATTCGCTGTTCTCGCTGTACGATCTTGAGCATACGGATGTGAACGCCGATACCACATCCGTCGCGTTGTATTCGAAGCGGACCGATATATTCGAATTCGGTTATTCGAGAGATAAACGTCCCGATCTCAGGCAGGTGAACATCGGCGTTGCCGAGCTGAGGGATCCGATCAACATACCTTTCCATTTGACGGTGGAGAAAGGCAACACCGCCGATCCGGTCACGTTCCTGAGACTTGTGGATGACATAATGAACGAACTCAGGGACGGTTCGATGTTCGTGTTCGATGCCGGAGGCGACTCCAAGAACATCACCGATGCGATAGCGGGGAAGGGCATGAGGTATATCACGCGAAAGAAGCTCGACACGTCAGATGACGAATGGATATCGAAGTTCCGGAAGGAGAACGTCTGTTACAAGGATGATGACGGCGCAGTGTACAGTCAGACCAGAACCTTCGAGTCCTCCGGAAGAACTACGTACCTGTTCTTCTCGGAGAAGCTGTACAAAGATAAAATGAACATATTGGACGGCATGGCGCAGAGGTGCGTGGAAGATGCCAAGGACGTCATCAAGAGAAAGAAGGACGGAACGTTGAGGATATCGAGGACGGTGATCAAACGTCTCCGGAACCCTCTGATATCGCTGAACGTGGGGATCCAAAGCAAACCCCTCGGTTCCGACGAAGATAGTTTTCATTATGTGCGGGAGCATCTGAGCAACGGCAGAGAGGGATTTTTTAAGCTCGAATGCAGCGAGAAAATGACATCTGCCGATGTTTTGAAGATATACCGCAGAAGAGATTCCGTCTAG